The following are encoded in a window of Verrucomicrobiota bacterium genomic DNA:
- a CDS encoding ABC transporter permease: MRLPSPLQRLVSRPEFGPFVLLVLETAVFTARSPAFMSPGNISNLLAFTPELGMITLGMTLLMTSGEFDLSVGSVFGFAPVVMWTFYNTHTASLEGGFLIAIALAAVIGSINGWFVTRLKIPSFLVTLGMLLVVRGTALYLTSGFPQRTWTANSWLMRVIVGEFAAGELHLYASLLWFLLFALLLHYVLTRSKAGNWIQAAGGNAEAARARGVRVTRTKSILFILTAVIAAYAGVTSSIRVSAANPNSGTGYELEVIAMVVIGGTALNGGRGTIIGTVIGVLILRMMRNGIVLVGVPGLAYNIFIGAIILAMMALHSWLERRHHAGT, translated from the coding sequence TTGCGATTGCCCTCACCCCTCCAACGGCTGGTTTCCAGGCCTGAGTTCGGACCGTTCGTCCTGCTCGTCCTGGAAACCGCCGTCTTCACCGCGCGGTCTCCGGCCTTCATGTCGCCGGGCAACATCAGCAACCTGCTGGCCTTCACTCCCGAACTGGGCATGATCACGCTGGGCATGACCCTGCTGATGACCTCCGGGGAGTTTGACCTGTCGGTAGGCTCGGTCTTCGGCTTTGCCCCCGTGGTGATGTGGACGTTCTATAACACTCACACCGCCTCCCTGGAGGGGGGATTCCTGATCGCGATCGCGCTCGCCGCCGTCATCGGCTCTATTAACGGCTGGTTTGTTACCCGCCTGAAGATCCCCTCGTTCCTCGTCACGCTCGGCATGCTGCTGGTTGTGCGCGGAACAGCTCTCTACCTTACCAGCGGTTTCCCGCAAAGGACCTGGACGGCCAACTCGTGGCTGATGAGAGTCATCGTCGGCGAATTCGCAGCCGGCGAACTGCACCTCTACGCGTCGCTGCTCTGGTTTCTCCTGTTCGCCCTTCTCCTCCATTACGTGCTCACCAGGTCAAAAGCGGGAAACTGGATTCAGGCCGCCGGCGGCAACGCGGAAGCCGCCCGCGCGCGCGGCGTGCGCGTAACGCGCACCAAAAGCATCCTGTTCATCCTCACCGCGGTGATCGCGGCATACGCCGGCGTCACCAGTTCGATCCGGGTCTCAGCCGCCAACCCGAACAGCGGGACCGGCTACGAGCTCGAGGTGATCGCGATGGTGGTCATCGGGGGCACCGCCCTCAACGGCGGGCGCGGCACCATCATCGGCACCGTCATCGGCGTGCTGATCCTGCGCATGATGCGTAACGGCATCGTCCTCGTCGGCGTCCCCGGCCTCGCCTACAACATCTTCATCGGCGCCATCATCCTCGCCATGATGGCGCTTCATTCCTGGCTCGAACGCCGTCACCACGCCGGCACCTGA
- a CDS encoding sugar ABC transporter ATP-binding protein, translating into MADELVRMERINKYFGRVQALNDVTLSVRPNEIVGLLGDNGAGKSTLIKILSGALRADSGDIYIRGNKVDIRTTTDAIAHGIETIYQDSALVAQLSIARNLFLGREPVKGPRLFGRLDQHAMNEAARQLLRQVGITKDIPPTTPISALSGGERQSVAIARAMHFESDLIILDEPTNNLGVQETQGVLRFVRNARDSGHSCIFIAHNIYHVFQVVDRIIVLRRGRKVADDIEPKQTTIDAVERIITGIALTPPH; encoded by the coding sequence ATGGCGGACGAACTCGTGCGCATGGAGCGCATCAACAAGTACTTCGGTCGCGTGCAGGCGCTCAATGACGTCACCCTGTCCGTGCGCCCGAACGAAATCGTCGGTCTGCTGGGCGACAACGGCGCCGGCAAATCGACGTTGATCAAGATCCTTTCCGGTGCGCTCAGGGCCGACAGCGGGGATATCTACATCCGCGGCAACAAGGTAGACATCCGCACCACGACCGATGCTATCGCCCACGGAATCGAGACGATCTACCAGGACTCGGCGCTTGTGGCCCAGCTCTCAATTGCGCGCAACCTGTTCCTGGGACGCGAACCGGTCAAGGGCCCACGCCTTTTCGGCCGGCTCGATCAACACGCCATGAATGAGGCCGCACGCCAGCTCCTCAGGCAGGTGGGTATTACCAAAGACATCCCGCCGACCACCCCCATCAGCGCACTTTCAGGCGGTGAGCGGCAATCCGTCGCCATCGCCCGCGCCATGCATTTCGAGAGCGACCTGATCATCCTCGACGAGCCGACCAACAACCTTGGCGTTCAGGAGACCCAGGGAGTGCTGCGCTTCGTCCGGAACGCCCGCGACTCCGGGCATTCCTGCATCTTCATCGCCCACAACATCTACCACGTGTTTCAGGTGGTGGATCGCATCATCGTCCTGCGGCGCGGCAGAAAGGTGGCCGACGACATCGAACCTAAGCAGACGACGATCGATGCCGTCGAGCGCATCATTACCGGGATCGCGCTCACCCCGCCGCACTAA